A genomic stretch from Ursus arctos isolate Adak ecotype North America unplaced genomic scaffold, UrsArc2.0 scaffold_21, whole genome shotgun sequence includes:
- the EID3 gene encoding EP300-interacting inhibitor of differentiation 3: MSDEKGSLGGRVEKGEEPLGTIAASAYSMKQADVEEEPMTVEVAVGADGCSDDLSCGEADIDPSLLGLADDEEKCRKIRKQYRQLIYNVQQNRDDIVNTASDSLTEALEEANVLFDGVSRTREAALDAQFLVLASDLGKEKAKQLNCDMSFFNQVAFCDFLFIFVGLNWVEDDEHGELSGCDDNIALSFWETVQKEATSWILQAETFHFIFGSFKSKPSAPKPRLEHHKKAHKMEENGDMPTKLRKLDLSNNQEATEKEVERILGLLQTYFRKYPDTPVSYFEFVIDPNSFSRTVENIFYVSFIIRDGFARIRLDQDRLPILEPININQVGEGNDPSSHGRKQGVISLSLQDWKNIVATFEISEAMITNSY, from the coding sequence ATGTCTGATGAGAAAGGTTCCCTGGGGGGACGcgtagagaaaggagaggagccaTTGGGGACCATCGCTGCTAGTGCGTACTCTATGAAGCAGGCGGATGTCGAGGAAGAACCGATGACGGTGGAAGTGGCGGTGGGGGCTGATGGCTGCTCTGACGACCTCAGCTGTGGGGAGGCCGACATAGACCCCAGTCTCCTAGGGCTTGCGGATGACGAGGAGAAATGCCGGAAAATCCGCAAGCAGTACCGACAGCTCATCTATAACGTCCAGCAGAACCGTGATGACATAGTGAACACTGCCAGCGACTCATTAACCGAGGCTCTCGAAGAAGCCAATGTCCTGTTTGATGGAGTGAGCCGAACAAGAGAAGCAGCTCTCGATGCCCAGTTTCTTGTTTTGGCTTCTGATTTGggtaaagaaaaagcaaagcaactAAACTGTGATATGAGCTTTTTTAATCAAGTAGCgttttgtgactttctgtttaTATTTGTGGGTCTAAACTGGGTGGAAGATGATGAACATGGTGAATTGAGTGGCTGTGATGATAATATAGCTCTTTCCTTCTGGGAGACAGTACAGAAGGAAGCAACATCCTGGATATTGCAAGCTgaaacatttcactttatttttggcTCATTCAAGTCCAAACCTTCTGCACCAAAGCCCCGACTTGAACACCACAAAAAAGctcacaaaatggaagaaaatggggATATGCCTACAAAGCTGAGGAAGCTGGACCTGAGTAATAATcaagaagcaacagaaaaagaagtagaaagaatCTTGGGATTGTTGCAAACTTACTTTCGAAAGTATCCTGATACTCCCGTGTCCTATTTTGAGTTTGTGATTGATCCAAACTCTTTTTCTCGTACTGTggagaatatattttatgtttctttcattATAAGGGATGGTTTTGCCAGAATAAGGCTTGATCAAGACAGGCTGCCGATATTAGAGCCAATTAATATTAACCAAGTGGGCGAGGGAAATGATCCCAGTTCTCATGGCAGGAAACAAGGAGTTATATCTTTGAGTTTACAGGACTGGAAAAATATTGTGGCAACTTTTGAAATTTCAGAGGCTATGATCACAAACTCATACTAG